One stretch of Prunus persica cultivar Lovell chromosome G1, Prunus_persica_NCBIv2, whole genome shotgun sequence DNA includes these proteins:
- the LOC18790394 gene encoding V-type proton ATPase subunit c''1, whose protein sequence is MSGAVVVGYSSSWSRALVQISPYTFSAIGIAVAIGVSVLGAAWGIYITGSSLIGAAIKAPRITSKNLISVIFCEAVAIYGVIVAIILQTKLENVPASKIYAPESLRAGYAIFASGIIVGFANLVCGLCVGIIGSSCALSDAQNSSLFVKILVIEIFGSALGLFGVIVGIIMSAQATWPSK, encoded by the exons ATGTCAGGTGCAGTAGTGGTGGGTTACTCGAGCTCATGGTCGCGCGCCCTAGTCCAGATCTCTCCGTACACATTCTCCGCCATCGGAATCGCCGTTGCCATCGGCGTCTCTGTTCTCGGCGCCGCCTG GGGAATTTATATCACTGGCAGCAGTTTGATCGGTGCAGCAATCAAGGCCCCTCGTATCACTTCTAAGAATCTCATTAG TGTAATCTTTTGTGAAGCTGTTGCTATATATGGTGTTATTGTTGCGATTATTCTACAAACAAAGTTGGAGAATGTTCCAGCATCAAAGATATATGCACCTGAGTCTCTTAGAGCTGGATATGCTATCTTCGCCTCTGGGATTATCGTGGGCTTTGCAAACCTTGTCTGCGG TTTATGTGTGGGAATCATAGGAAGCAGCTGTGCATTGTCTGATGCCCAAAACTCTTCACTTTTTGTGAAGATCCTTGTGATTGAGATCTTTGGCAGCGCACTTGGATTGTTTGGAGTGATTGTGGGAATCATAATGTCAGCTCAAGCAACATGGCCTTCGAAATGA